GGCCCGAGGGAAAGCTCCGCCTCATGTACGAGGCATCCGTTGTGGCCTTCATGTGCAGGGAGGCGGGAGGGCACGCGGTGGACGAGCACGGTGCCCCGATCCTTGACATAGAGCCGAAGGACCACCACCAGAGGACCGCCCTCTACGTCGGGTCGAAACCGCTGGTGGAGGACATCGCCAGGACCCTGAGAGCTGACGGGCATACGGGTCCGCGCTGACGCGCAAACGGGCGGACAGGGAAAAGACAATAGACTTTTATGGCCTTTCCATGAAAAAAGGGTACAATATGTTGATGCGTATGGTCGGGGCGATGAGGAGATCGGTCAACAAGGTTCTTCCTCGTGGGCCCGTGTGCCCGTTTCCGCGAAGCGCAGACCCGTGGGCGAGTCCAGGTGAAAAATGATGAAACGCAGAGCATTCACAGTGCGCAGGTCGAACCGGCCGGTGAAGAAGGAGATCACGGGGTCCATCGGGGATATCGTCAAAGAGATCACTCGGGACAGGGACGTCAAGAACGAACAGTACCGCGAGCAATCGCTGAAGATGCACGGCCTCATGTGCGCGAGGTGCGGCAGGGAATTCGACCACACCGACAGGCACCTCCTCACCGTGCATCACAAGGACGGGAACCACAACAACAACCCGCCCGACGGGTCGAACTGGGAAAACCTCTGCACCTATTGTCATGACGATGTCCATGGTAGGAACTTTTTCGCCGACGAAGAGGAAGGGAAAGAATGAGAAGGAGGATGGGAATGAAGAAAGTGGTCCTGGGCATATCCGTGGTCGTTCTGGTCACCTTTTTCTCTCTTGCGTGCCTTGCCGCGGACCCTGCAAAGGCCGTGCTTGACGAAGTGACGAACAGGACGGCATCAGCGTTGGGAAAGATCGATTCCGACCTTTCGAGGGCGGCGAAGGCGATCGGAGAGGGACTCGCGCCCGGTGCCGACATGAGAAAGGCCGTGCATGATCTCTGCGCCGGCAAAGGATACTCCATCGATTGCGCCTTCATCAACGCCAAGGGCATCATGGAGATCGTCGAGCCCGAGAAATACCGCAAGCATGAAGGTTCAAACCTCGGTGACCAGGCCATCGTGAACCGCATCCATGAGACCCGGAAGCCCCTGTTCAGCGAACTCTTCACCGCGGTCGAAGGACTGCAGGGCATAGCCTTCCACTATCCCGTATTCAATCGAAAGAAAGAGTTTGCCGGCTCTGTAAGTCTGTTGATATCCCCGGACGTCATGGTGCGGGAGTGCCTGAAGGACATGAAGCTCGGCGCAGGCACGGGCATCGTCATACTCCAGCCCGACGGCACCAACATCTACGCTTCCGACCCCTCCCAGGCCCGGCTCAACGTTCTGAAGAGCACAGAATACAAAGGTTTCCATGAACTGCGCGAAATGGGTACACGCATAGTCAAAGAGAAGGAAGG
The sequence above is drawn from the Syntrophorhabdus sp. genome and encodes:
- a CDS encoding fructose-bisphosphatase class I (catalyzes the formation of D-fructose 6-phosphate from fructose-1,6-bisphosphate), which codes for PEGKLRLMYEASVVAFMCREAGGHAVDEHGAPILDIEPKDHHQRTALYVGSKPLVEDIARTLRADGHTGPR
- a CDS encoding HNH nuclease family protein; translated protein: MKRRAFTVRRSNRPVKKEITGSIGDIVKEITRDRDVKNEQYREQSLKMHGLMCARCGREFDHTDRHLLTVHHKDGNHNNNPPDGSNWENLCTYCHDDVHGRNFFADEEEGKE